One Coccinella septempunctata chromosome X, icCocSept1.1, whole genome shotgun sequence genomic window carries:
- the LOC123321740 gene encoding uncharacterized protein LOC123321740, with product MGVFLSRVENAGLDLKNAGKEVPDDEIAYHMIGHLPSVSTRNNHVLLATACVSLYNSQGHKIKAKAILDNGSQNSFVTEGLIEKLGYVPYNHSTIVSGIGLTENVHPRISLLIQTAAEDELEQQVSRFWKLEEVAKAESLSPYDEAAGSLFLQTTKVLKDGRFQVNLPLKSQSENLKLGDSFAIARRRFDNLEKRFIRDLLYYAEYKKFVNEYVSLGHGKVVPLSLTNELSQPKYLLPHHAVFKEDSVSTKVRVVFDGSCKSSSGISLNDILLTGYQVQPDLFDILWRTDDITELDHLYFQLNSLLTSHGFKLHKWCSNSRQFLNKFSEEVTTERDFNLENVSSKFNPSQCYDPLGFLSPLIVRGKTVKLIEFHGFADASLRAYAACVYIRTVYIDNTVSCFLISSKSRVAPLKTVTLPRLELCAMLLLAQLTDKLLNIFKTRFHVDSVVLWSEIALNWIKSHSSRNIFVANRVAQIQELTKNFTWCHVRSENNPADLPSRGVLKSDLLHMQLWWNGPEFLSDSAWKYSDMSEIEVPVMEVPEERKLVLVSSIMSYQNNYWDSWFNKYSSFSRLQRVIAYCLRFHHNVRSDDKWYGSLQVHELNAALKLVVKVLQHIHFHKEIQDSKNQKPLRDKVGGRLENAEIPYDQKHPMLLPPRNYVVSLMLKQKHESLGHAGAQNVLSNFRAQPTHQLMADLPRDRVLESRCFSRVGVDYGGPFVIKSSNLRKAPLVKAYIAVFVCMSTKAVHLEMVFKNGKLQESIKEFASQNEIEFKFIPPRSPHWGGVWEAAVKSTKHHLKRLIGEAHFTFEEFYTVLVQIESILNSRPLCPLSNDSNDVQILTPGHFLIGASLTAPSERDVTKIKENRLTRWQRISKVTQTFWNRWRVDYLNRLQNRPKWFHPVPELQIGSLVLLKDEETPPLKWPLARVLEVFPGTCFPNMPIYGNELNPQRSLVVTHVTQNFPTRSSKG from the exons GTGTTTCTACAAGAAACAATCACGTCCTTCTGGCCACTGCTTGTGTTTCCTTATACAACTCGCAAGGTCATAAAATCAAGGCCAAGGCCATTCTGGATAACGGGTCCCAAAATTCCTTTGTTACTGAAGGTTTAATCGAGAAATTAGGTTATGTGCCTTACAACCACTCTACCATAGTTTCCGGAATTGGGTTGA CAGAGAATGTGCATCCCAGAATTTCCCTACTGATTCAGACAGCAGCGGAGGATGAATTGGAACAACAAGTCTCTAGGTTTTGGAAACTGGAAGAAGTCGCCAAGGCAGAATCCCTCTCTCCATATGATGAAGCAGCTGGAAGTTTGTTCTTACAAACAACAAAGGTTTTGAAGGATGGCAGGTTTCAAGTTAACCTACCATTAAAATCTCAGAGCGAGAACCTCAAGTTAGGTGATTCTTTCGCTATCGCACGAAGAAGGTTTGACAACCTAGAAAAAAGGTTCATCCGAGATCTTTTGTATTATGCAGAGTACAAAAAATTCGTTAATGAATATGTTTCCCTCGGGCATGGTAAGGTCGTCCCCCTCTCCCTGACAAATGAATTATCACAGCCTAAATATCTTCTTCCCCACCATGCTGTCTTCAAGGAAGATAGTGTGTCCACAAAAGTGCGGGTCGTCTTTGATGGTTCTTGTAAAAGCTCTTCTGGTATTTCCCTGAACGATATACTTCTAACTGGTTATCAAGTACAACCAGATCTCTTCGATATCCTGT GGCGAACAGACGATATTACGGAATTGGATCATCTATATTTCCAACTCAATTCTCTTCTTACTTCTCATGGCTTCAAATTGCACAAGTGGTGTTCGAATTCTAGACAGTTTTTGAACAAATTCTCTGAAGAAGTTACAACAGAAAGAGATTTCAACTTGGAAAATGTTTCTAGCAAG TTTAATCCCTCGCAGTGCTATGATCCTCTTGGGTTTCTGTCGCCTCTAATAGTCAGAG GCAAAACTGTGAAACTAATAGAGTTTCATGGATTCGCAGATGCCAGCTTGAGGGCTTATGCAGCTTGTGTCTATATTCGGACAGTATATATAGATAACACGGTCTCGTGTTTCCTGATTTCTTCTAAGTCCAGAGTAGCCCCTCTCAAAACTGTCACCTTACCCAGACTGGAGCTGTGTGCGATGCTCCTTCTTGCACAGTTGACAGACAAACTGTTGAACATATTCAAAACTCGATTTCATGTCGACTCTGTGGTTCTCTGGTCTGAAATAGCTCTTAATTGGATAAAATCTCACTCTTCTCGGAATATCTTTGTCGCCAACAGAGTGGCACAAATTCAGGAACTGACTAAAAATTTCACTTGGTGCCATGTTCGATCAGAGAATAATCCTGCTGATCTTCCTTCTCGAGGTGTTCTTAAATCGGACCTCCTCCACATGCAGCTCTGGTGGAATGGCCCAGAGTTTCTTTCGGACTCAGCTTGGAAATATTCAGATATGTCAGAAATAGAGGTTCCGGTAATGGAAGTTCCGGAAGAAAGAAAATTGGTTCTCGTGTCTTCCATCATGTCGTATCAAAACAATTATTGGGACTCCTGGTTTAACAAGTACTCTTCCTTCTCAAGGCTACAAAGAGTGATAGCTTATTGTCTTCGTTTTCATCATAACGTCAGGAGTGATGACAAATGGTATGGCTCTCTTCAAGTACATGAGCTGAATGCAGCTCTCAAACTTGTGGTGAAGGTGCTCCAGCACATTCATTTCCACAAGGAAATCCAGGATTCAAAGAACCAGAAACCTCTACGTGATAAA GTTGGTGGAAGACTTGAAAATGCAGAAATTCCTTATGATCAGAAGCATCCTATGTTGTTACCTCCTCGCAACTATGTAGTGTCTCTCATGCTTAAACAGAAGCATGAATCTCTAGGTCATGCAGGTGCTCAGAATGTTTTGTCAAACTTCAG AGCACAGCCTACTCATCAGTTGATGGCAGACTTACCAAGAGACAGAGTATTAGAATCACGCTGTTTCAGTCGAGTTGGAGTGGATTATGGTGGTCCATTTGTCATCAAATCTTCGAACTTGAGAAAGGCACCACTAGTTAAGGCATACATAGCGGTCTTTGTATGTATGAGCACAAAGGCTGTTCACTTAGAAATG GTATTTAAAAACGGCAAATTACAAGAATCCATAAAAGAATTTGCATCTCAAAATGAGATAGAATTTAAGTTCATACCCCCCAGAAGTCCTCATTGGGGTGGTGTCTGGGAAGCAGCAGTTAAAAGCACAAAGCATCACCTAAAAAGATTGATTGGTGAAGCACACTTTACGTTCGAGGAATTTTACACGGTGTTAGTTCAGATAGAGTCTATTCTGAATTCACGTCCTCTCTGTCCCTTATCAAACGATTCCAATGATGTTCAAATATTAACACCTGGACATTTTCTGATTGGAGCGAGCTTGACTGCCCCTTCAGAAAGGGACGTAACAAAGATCAAAGAAAATCGACTGACACGTTGGCAGAGAATTAGCAAAGTGACCCAAACCTTCTGGAATAGATGGAGAGTTGATTACCTCAACAGACTGCAGAATCGCCCAAAGTGGTTTCATCCTGTTCCAGAATTGCAAATAGGCTCCTTAGTCCTTCTGAAGGACGAGGAAACCCCACCTTTAAAATGGCCATTGGCCAGAGTGCTGGAAGTTTTTCCGGGAACCTGCTTCCCAAATATGCCCATATATGGTAATGAGCTGAATCCGCAAAGATCATTGGTTGTCACACATGTGACGCAAAACTTCCCTACACGCTCTTCCAAGGGATGA